CTGGTTAGGACTCGAGTTTAATTGAGGGCTAGGTCGAGTGCGTGCTCGACCcgggtatggaaagtgttgtaagactacaggggtagccgtaacattcactagcagtcagttagcacggaaagtgttgtaagtctgcgagtgtagtcgtagcattcactagcagcagatAGTGTGaggggtgttgtaagtctgtgggtgtagccgtagcattcaccaggttggcagatagtatcagagtgttgtaagtctgcgggtgtagccatagcatttactagcagctagatagtgataaagtgttgtaagtctCCGGGTGCAGCTGTAGCATTCATTAGGTTAGTGGATAAGTGTGAGCGCGTTGTTAGGACGCGGAATGAACGGTAGTACGCACCAGTTTGGGTGCAAcattgaggatatggaaatccacggattggatttcggatTTACCCATAAGGATTAGATCAGGTTGAGCCAGCGATACTACTGTAGGAGTGCCACTACAGTTATGGGATTAGGGAAGCAATGGACCGTATAAGATTGcttgtgatataaggctaccattggttaggtagcaatcacttttagccttggatttggtGACGTCAGGATTTGACGCATGGACATGATCAGTTAGATCGAAAGGTTAATAGAGCCTCAGTGGCATgctaactagtggcaactagttcaaGAGAAGTATTTCTTTCGaaagtcgtgtgaggcgactaagtgggaGGCCTTTTGGCTCGGCGACCGGGCCGGAACTCGATATTTTAGAGGACTGAAGGATGaattgagaccaggaaggtctcgagaGATTTTGGGAAGCAACTATGTAGCAGCATACTACTTCAGGCAGTTTAGTGATTAAGCAGTTTCAACATTTGGGCAGTGTTAGTATTTGTGCTTCAGGTTGCGAGCACGGACTGAATAACTAGATGATTTggggagtgacaagtcactcacaacAGGATTATCTGACCCTTGGGTAAGTATAAGTGGTCTGCAAGGATAATTAGGCCTGTGACCCTGTTTTTTAGTGGGAACCTCGAGTTTTCAGAATTTGGGTAGTTAGTTGAGGGATAAGCAGACTGGTACCATCTATAATGAtttagtatgagtggtctgtctgGGATTCAGACCATCTTGATACAACAAATTTCATACGCAGTAGATGTGGTCTTGTCGCGAGGAATTCGTTCATCTACGGATTGTAGGGCTTTACGAGGATTGGTCATGCCTACcttgggaaggctagggtgtgcctaggatggtgaccatgttactagaagtggtttggcatataagaaatagtaaggagtgatttcgagggcgaaatctagtttaagtgggggagagttgtaacacccgtttatttagtagttaaataaataaattagtgaacgaatggtagcctaaaataaataaataaacgtaTAGAAGCCCTAAAATCAAGAATAAATGAGCAAGGCGTTAGTTCGAGGAGTTAAAAGTTATAACTATAGAAGTTGGGGAATGAATTGTAATTCACAGATTAGTTTGTAAAGAATGCTGGAAGTTGAGAGTGATTTGGTAATTCTGGgtttaatttgaaataaaatcaTGAAGGAAGGGGTTAAAgtgtaagtattggattcaatttAAGAATAAATTATGGAGGAGGGGTTGTTTAGTAATTTTGGGATTTATTTTGTAAGGAATTATGGAAAGGAGGGCTAAAGGGTAACttttggatttaaattgaaaTGGATATGGTAAGGAGGGACTAGAGGTGACAAATTTGTAGAAAGTTTGGATGGGATACGGGACTTTAAACCCGTGCGTTCTTTCCCTCCCATGTTTGGAtgaacaaaccctaaccctactcacgTATGATGCAGCCGCCACTCCCACTTACTCCACCTCCGGCGCCGCTCCTACCTCCGACCATCCAACACTGTCAAGCGATCCATGTCGCCGATTCGTGGCCTCCAGCCGCCGCCTTTGCCGGGAACGAGAATCGATAGGCGAACCACCGAGATTTGTTGCCTTATTGCACTGAGACGGTGAAGTTATAGCCGCCGCTGTCCGCCGTCTCATGCCGCCTCTTTTCTCTATTTCTTGCTGTCGGCGCTGCTTCGTTCATGGTGGTCTCCTTTTCGCAGTCGCGACCACTGTCGCTGCATGGCTCGATTTAGTTACTCGATTCGCTGCTTTAGCTATTGCAGACTGTCGTCGTGGAGCCGTTGTCGTCGCAAATCACCGTCGCCAGCCGCCAACCCTTCTTCTTTCGCCGGCGTTTCGTTCCATCTTTGACCACCATCAGCCGCTGCCGTTGCATTTGCTGCCGATGAAGCGAGAGTTCGAGCCCCGCTGTGGTTGCTAGGGCTGTTACTGCCGTCACCGTACGCCACCGTGAGTTGGGTGGTCATTTCCATCTCTGATAAAAGGACATGTATTATGTGCGTGTTTTGGTGTGTGTTCCAGTATACAAGTTGTGCCTTGCATCCATGGGTTGTATGAGTGACTTTGGGCGGAAaacccaccgccaccaccgtgaggtggtggctgccacatGTACCGCCGGGTGTGTGtattttagtgtgtgtgtgtgcgtgtgtgattAGTTTGTTTAGTGTGTTAGTTTTGGGATCAGAGTTGTAAAATGTAACAAAAGGAAGAGCAATGAAAAGAAAatggaaaaccaccaccttagggtggtggctgccgccaccgaccgccgtgtcgggtggcggtgcgcTTTGCCTTTTGTGAtagattcgtttggggtgctagaaaccctaatgggctcaaaggagctctaatgggcccaatgaaacttaatggactctaatggacccaataaaactCATATGGGTTTAATAAGATTTTAGTGGgcttattaggcccaataaagccctaattgacctaaaagcccaagaATTAACCGGGacacacaagaattatttaattatttgagatattaaataataaactttggcaaagattaatctaagcgataatggacttaatggattaagtccttaatgggttaagtagaaaacttaaccctaatcatcattttatgtgaaaccctaatttcacttgggtttattattgggcctttcttttgggccttgaGGGTTGGgtaattaatgggccatccaaagtcaagccaatgaactagaataatttaatgggcttggggtaaggcccatgtaaaggtattgggcctaatttggaaaattgggccatagatggtccatggtttgggccttaatgattatatgatgttgggccttagaataagagcATGTATAGACCtaggtccaatttggaaaattgggccgtgtgttgggctttgattcataattgaatttgggcctatggatcgggtcttgggcttgaataagccaagctagggggaatgtagtaattacccaaagaatgtacttatggttatgtattaggacccaattattaattgggtgttattttggtgttgacagttcgggaatctgtcagccagcagctggggtcgagtctgtgggacttcagcaagtgtgggattgtgtcttcgggacttcagcagtgtgaggtgagttactttCCAGTAGTAGTGGGTCTAaagccacaatgctggcccaccagtaggagacgtatgatagatgattgtctctgtgatatcatctaggtttgctactacctgatatgttatatgctaacatgatatgttatatgtgatagtagtagagttcggttgttaggaccggagggtagtcagacaccccagatacgtctgacagtatgtgatgttatgtttatatgctagcatgatctgttatatgagttagaggtagtaggaggggagcagtccccgagttcggttgttaggaccgaagggtagttcagacaccccagatatgtctgataatctgttatgttatgatatgtgatagtagtagtagtagggggtgaaatagtccccgaggttcggtcgttaggaccgaagggtagtcagcaccccagaatggcttgacatgggtagtcagcaccccagaatggcttgacacgggtaggtcggctcCCCAGAaaggtcgtaccgggtaggtcgggcaccccagaaatgcctgacagtatgtatgttatgtgattgtgtggtatgtggtatgatgggggaactcattaagcttcgtgcttacggttttcagttttggtttcaggtacttcgtgtttaaaggaaaggagtcggcttgatcacagcgcatcacactatggttttccgcacatgagatctttgggattacactctgatattgttttatgataacatgtttgattatttctacattggttttgacatgaaataatattacagatgttttattacactgttggttttaaaatgacgtaattaaaaatgaaatttttggcctgtatttttgggatgttacactcttTGGTTATGAAATCTCGTTAAGGAGGGAATATAAACATCATGTTACTGAGCTGGAGAATTTTTCAAAGCTTGATCTTAttcaaaaattgaaaaacaagTAGTTGCGAGACGGATACGAAAATTCTAGTTATTTTCATAATTCtatcaaaattaaaaacatgaGATGTAATATTCATGACCTTATGTTGGATGGAAATTGGATTACtaatatggaatccattaaaCATGAGACTTGAAAatttttttgggacaaattccgagAAACTAGGAAGGATCGTCCTGCTCTTATCAATCCTCATTTCTTTCAACTTTCAGAAGGGGATAAGAACTTTTTGGAGGCCCCTTTTGATCTTAATGAAATTAAAAAGGCGATTTGggattgtgaatgtgaaaaagcTTCCGGACCCGATGACTTTTCCTTCAAGTTTATTAAACACCATTGTCCTTTGATGCAAGTCGATATCATGAGATTCGTTaaacattttgaagcttttggttGTCTTTCTAGGGGAAGCAATTCCTCTTTTATTACGCTTCTTCCTAAAACCAAAGATCCTCTTCCTATTAATGAGTTTCGTCCCATCAGTGTCATTAGATGCGTCTACAAGATTATTGCTAAATCTATGGCTTCTCGATTAAAATGGGTTATTTGTTTCAATTATTAGAGAGACACAATCTACCTTCATTGAAGGTAGAAACATTTTAGATGGTCCAATGATAATTAATGAAGTTTGTAATTGATCAAAGAAGGCGatacaaacaatgtttctttttaaaGTTGATTTCGATAAAGCGTTTGATTCCATAAATTGGAACTACCTTGATTCCATTGAgattttttagtcaataatacTTGAGATAAGTAATCTTTTAACAatttaatctaatctaataagatgttaaaaaacaaatacttaaagatcttagtttaaaagtttaaaatgtttatgATAATTGTAGCCATAAGTTTTGCCATGTTCTGAAGTTTCGTCAAAATCATGAGTTTGTTAGTTGaaataaaaactataatataGAAAACAGTTAAGTTTTAAAAAAACATGGTGACATATAAACAATTGATTTTAATATTATTGGTTTTATACTGCCATAATAAAAGAgatttatgttttacaataatgatgattattttaaaCGTGATCAAATACGTGTTACATAGTACAAGCTCTCTAGGaaaggatttttttttaaataattcgagtaattcgggtatacccgaaatcCAACAAACGTACCCTATACCCGAAAAACTCGGACGGataattcgggtatcgggtatttttGACAAGACTAATTTTGGATATGGTTGTTTTATTTCAATCATGGATACAATGACGATGGAGTGTGTACGTTCAcaagtttttttttctatatataatTCTTTTAATCTACTATTGTTATTTCTAACTTATGTTTGAaactttaatattttattataaactaggtgtgagacccgtgtattacacgggtttattaaaaataaaaatttaatattaatatataaatatgaaatattttataatgtaatATTTTATATAACAAAACGTAATCTTTTGAAAATTTGCATAAGAAATTACATTATTTGAAGTATTTATGAAAATTTATTACCAAATTAATAGAATGATTTTATTTCTTTATAAAACTCATTACAATTTTATGagattttattttaagaaaattgaaattcctaaaaaatgacaagtggaaaataaaatttctaaattctcacaaaatgacaagtgtcaaaataaaggagaagatgacatgtggcaaaaaaaactttcatttattaaagaGGATTATTCTTATAGTCAAATTCAATTACTTCTTCAAATACTTGCAAAAtgtaaatattttatgttttgtgattaatatCTAGAAGTTTAGAAGttttaagttttgtatttttatgtagATTGTTTCAGTTTGATTGTTTAATTAGTAATAAATAAATCATGATaaccgtgtgtatatatatatatatatatatatatatatatatatatatatatatatatatatatatatatatatatatatatatatatatattcaagtcTTCTAACTAATTGTTATGTGGATATCATATGTTATGataattactaagagaataagtcaTTTAGCAAtacgaatacgttcaaccttacaaaaatatcgtcattttcatgcattctcgttaattattatttatttttgttatcaCACTTCGTTTTTTACTCATTTTCATTCTAAtaaaatacgacccaataaaGATTCTGAcaaacattctgacagaaatgaGAATAACAATAATAAGTgcataataaccttatagacgatttaatttgtgagaatgtgtgttaatgacaatagttaagtaagattgaacgtattcatattgctaaataacttattctcttagtaattctcatagcatatgatatccgcacaataattagttagaatagaatAACTTAAGCCTATATATAAGTTTGATATTTTGATTGTTTCTATTCAACTGTTTATGCATTTTgtttgaaataaaaaaatttaatttatattatttgtaaaaaaattgaAAGGAAATTGATATTGTATTTACAAAGTTTGTAGACTTCAAGAAGAATATAACTAATTATAAGGTTTTTTTCCTAGCATTTTGCAtatgaattttattaatttaactATAAATCTTAGTAATTTTAGGGATCTCTTTTCACTTTTGCCCCAAACTCAAATTTGATTAGACCgtattagataaaaaaaaagatAGACTTCTTCCATCCTAATATGAAATACCATCTAATAAATCATTCTACTATTTTTTCATGAGATAAAGGTGATAGGATTTGGTTTCACTTTAAGTAATATAGATAAAGAAAAGAGGAAGAATTAGAACTGCGGTTTTGGTAAAAAGTGAAAACTCAACTAGACAAAATACACCCGTCACCCAACCGCTACCACCACTCCACTAGTTTACTAATGAATaattgagggactaaaactggcAAACATAAAATAGTATGGGTAATATTTGCCTATTTATACTTTGTCGTCAGCAACTCTATTTGTTCTCCTTTCACGCCTGTGTAGTGTGCATACGTGTGGTGTGGGGCCACCCTTTTAATCAAACTAAAAGTTGGACCGGGCCGGACCGGATAGTGTAGTCTTGCAAGCGATCAATCATTCCATGTGATCATAATTAATTAGCTAATAACTTTAAGCAAACTACAATTTTGGGTCCATCAATCAATTAAACATTGTTGAATAATTTGGCTTCAATATCGCATGCTATCAAGAATTAAGAAAATTTATTACTGGAACATTTTTTAATCATGAACACCACTATATTGAATGCTCAATTTCCGTGAACAAAAGATCGTTTTTTATCAAAATTCTGAATAATGATATAAAACTTCAGTAATAGTAAAAAATAATCATGATTAAAACATGTGACTTTCAAATTGGTGATTGTGATCATAACTACACTAGTAGTTATTATTAATGACTGTGTGGATACATGATAAATGTAGCACGAGATATGTTTGAAacaaattatatgttatatgtataataataatatatgtcATTATTACGATTAGGTCCTGATACATTTGGTAGATGAAATGACTTGATTAAACTAATTCCTACTGGATAGCTTTGTGGCGTGCATTGTTGAACTTGTTATTTGTATACCAAATTTGATTTAGTATTTTATAATTAATGGTCAAGAATGTATTTTACCATAAAATATTCTACAatccaaataaaaaaataaaatacatacctaaAACTGTAGTGGATTCGGAGGTTGCCAAAGCTTTTGAAGCATCTTTGTCAACTCCACAAGATTTTTTTCATATGCGACCATGTGGGGTTTCCCAATACACATAAAAGCATCGTGAAGTCGTGTTTCTCTTTTCATGTAAACCAAAGTTGTCATATATATATCATCCTCCACTCCTTTTGATCTCTctacgtgtgtgtgtgtattggaAACATTATAATATCAAGAGAAAGTATGGCTGTTGTTCATcagaatgaagaagaagaagaagaaactatATTCGAAAAGACGAAGAATATGGGTGTTGTTCCAACCACACTTGCCACCTTTGAATCATTAACCTTTCCACTTGTAATCGATCCTTCTTTTCTCATTTTCATGATCATgttttacagttttagttttgtcaAATCGGCTAATTGTGGATGTTCTCTTTGTGAAAACAGGTTCAAGAAGTTGTTCTTTTAGCCGATTTTCAGTGTAAAAGATGCCAAGATAGAGTAGCTGACATACTCTCCAGATTGAATGGTAAGTAAAAGCCACCCATCTCCCTTTTCAGTTTTCAAGATTTCTTGATTTTCCGGCAACCCTAAACTGTTGTTGCCCTATTATAAGTCTTGATCAAAATTTCCGGTCTTTTCAAGATTTCTTGATTTTCCGGCAGCCTACCTTGACCGTAAAGTCCGATCACAGTTTTTAGTCTTTCAAGCTTTCTTGATTTCCCGACTGTCAAATTTGGCAGGTGGCCCTTAAAAATGACTTGGTCAATCTCCATCACATCTTTATAGAAACATCTAGCCGTTGTAAATTCATCGTACACTTGGATGCATCAATTTACGAGTGGGCCTAGAACGATTATTAAGGATTGAATATTTGTTACAAGTTATaacccaaacattttaaaattataaaacaatgaatgtatttgaatagttatataaatttagttttttttttttttttggatatcgTAGGTGAGGCGGAGTCGGTGGAGTTTAGCTTGACGGAAAAAAAAGTAACGGTCACCCTGAATCGTCGACATGATCCAAGAACAGCGAAAATGCCTGAAAACGAACTTCAAAATAATGGAATTTACAAAAACAACCCTAGTAACAAATTTTCTTTAGTCAAAAGGATGTTTAGCTCTTCTTCAAGTTGATTTTGTTATTTTGGCCTACCACATATACGGAAACAGAAATTGTTGTATAATATGGAATGTACATGTCAAAGTCATTTTATATACAATTATACATGTACAtattgatgattttattgattattttctttttattcgtgtaaatattaagcagatttttTGTCCTCATTGATTCTCTCCCACGACCGATCGATAGGAAAAAGTACTCTAAATATTTCATTAATGCATTTATTTTGATTAAGAAAAGTATGTTTGAAGATTTCCAATAGATAATGATTATAGTGTATTTGAAGTATTGAAGTGGGAGAAAATGTACAACCatttaaataaaaacaaatttaaaatattaattgGGATACcgaattacataaaatgacaacaTACCAAccaatattttaatttaatttagtaCGATGCATAGTGTAATCTTTAGCAATAGTGCTTGTAAAATACACACCACAATTCAAATTGCTAAACATTACACGATGCATCATAATTTCATTACACTATCCAAATTATTAATCATTAAACTATGCATCATACAAACCACAATCCAAAGTGCTCGTTTTTAAGCGATAATTCAACCATTACACTATGAATTATACAGTTCAACTGTTACAAAATAAATTGCATCAAAACTTTTAAAATTAGTATAATTGGTCTCTATAGCTGTTCCTAATTAGACACCAAAAAATGTTGAAAAAACAACATTACAATCCAAATTGCTAAACATACCATATAAGGCTTCCATTAACTAATATATAACT
The genomic region above belongs to Lactuca sativa cultivar Salinas chromosome 4, Lsat_Salinas_v11, whole genome shotgun sequence and contains:
- the LOC111894449 gene encoding uncharacterized protein LOC111894449, yielding MAVVHQNEEEEEETIFEKTKNMGVVPTTLATFESLTFPLVQEVVLLADFQCKRCQDRVADILSRLNGEAESVEFSLTEKKVTVTLNRRHDPRTAKMPENELQNNGIYKNNPSNKFSLVKRMFSSSSS